A portion of the Podospora pseudoanserina strain CBS 124.78 chromosome 2, whole genome shotgun sequence genome contains these proteins:
- a CDS encoding hypothetical protein (BUSCO:EOG09262JZW; EggNog:ENOG503NV2M; COG:J) has translation MATESNGAPAGAPAPQDPKTSSASAPAKTPAAAPAAAANPEKLTPAQLKAKAKAEKAARRAKVIETKAAVAAATPAKEAGKGKGKQDGQPPQSKQHRGSMSGRRPSIGGPLIEKEKDARSGIPECFSHVPMAKRVQLSQAHKDVDPAVLVAGQQMAAFAIKDSISRLEATLLAFKKVIESYETPKGNSLSRHLVPHVLNPQIEYLTECRPMCFAMGNAIRLLKTKINSFDINDPEDETKEELLEWIDTMINERIKLAEYLIARNAAGLIEEGEKVLTYGRHRLVEKTLLKAKEIGKTFDVTIIDDPYERGGQTLAKTLRQAGINVLYSPNLGGLRPKVAGATNVILGGEAIFANGSLNAASGTADVAMAGQNAGAKVTVLCETINFERERVSVDALTYNEIDPERNTAECFRLLYDNTQDKYISGVVTEFESGGGNSPAQAILALLRMREDPQIA, from the exons ATGGCCACCGAGAGCAACGGGGCTCCAGCTGGGGCTCCGGCCCCCCAGGACCCAAAGACATCGTCTGCCTCAGCACCCGCCAAAACCCCGGCTGCTGCCCCCGCCGCGGCCGCCAACCCAGAGAAGCTTACCCCAGCGCAACTAAAGGCCAAGGCgaaggctgagaaggccgCCAGACGGGCAAAGGTCATTGAGACCAAGGCGGCGGTAGCGGCGGCAACTCCGGCAAAGGAGGCAGGGAAAGGCAAGGGCAAGCAGGACGGGCAACCACCACAGAGCAAGCAACACCGGGGTTCCATGAGCGGGCGGCGACCGTCCATTGGGGGCCCTCTgatcgagaaggagaaagacGCTAGGAGCGGAATTCCCGAGTGCTTCAGCCATGTTCCCATGGCGAAGCGGGTGCAGTTGTCGCAGGCGCACAAGGACGTGGACCCCGCTGTGTTGGTGGCGGGACAGCAGATGGCTGCTTTTGCTATCAAGGATAGTATCTCTCGTCTTGAGGCGACGTTGTTGGCGTTCAAGAAG GTGATTGAATCCTACGAGACTCCCAAGGGGAACTCGTTATCTCGCCATCTTGTGCCGCATGTCCTCAACCCACAAATCGAGTATCTTACCGAGTGCAGACCGATGTGTTTTGCTATGGGCAATGCCATCAGACTGCTCAAGACCAAGATCAACAGTTTTGATATCAACGACCCCGAGGACGAGACAAAGGAGGAGCTTTTGGAGTGGATCGACACCATGATCAACGAGCGCATCAAGCTGGCCGAGTACTTGATCGCGAGGAATGCTGCCGGGttgattgaggagggggagaaggttcTCACGTATGGCCGGCACAGGCTGGTCGAGAAGACGCTGttgaaggccaaggagattGGGAAAACGTTTGATGTTACCATCATTGACGACCCGTATGAGCGTGGAGGCCAGACGTTGGCCAAGACTCTTCGTCAGGCGGGGATCAACGTGCTCTACTCGCCAAATCTGGGCGGGTTACGGCCAAAGGTTGCGGGAGCTACGAACGTCATTCTCGGCGGAGAGGCCATCTTTGCTAACGGGTCGCTTAATGCTGCCTCTGGCACAGCGGATGTTGCTATGGCGGGTCAGAATGCCGGCGCCAAGGTTACGGTGCTCTGCGAGACGATCAACTTTGAGAGAGAGCGTGTGTCGGTGGACGCGCTCACTTACAATGAGATCGATCCCGAAAGGAACACCGCCGAGTGTTTCCGGCTGCTATATGACAACACCCAAGATAAGTATATCAGCGGTGTTGTAACAGAGTTTGAGAGCGGGGGTGGTAATTCTCCAGCCCAGGCTATCCTGGCGCTCTTGCGGATGCGGGAAGATCCCCAGATTGCTTAG
- a CDS encoding hypothetical protein (EggNog:ENOG503P5I6; COG:S) has product MVSRLVFWTGFGLATRFWQLGIEMRPFFHRKTLWAYPVFGAVGASFGYWLEGVDQRQTQLLEERKNAILEKRARRAEREAAAAAASPSVIQA; this is encoded by the exons ATGGTCTCTAGACTCGTCTTCTGGACCGGCTTCG GCCTGGCGACGCGCTTCTGGCAGCTCGGCATCGAGATGCGCCCATTTTTCCACAGAAAGACGCTCTGGGCCTACCCCGTCTTCGGCGCCGTCGGTGCGAGCTTTGGATACTGGCTGGAGGGTGTGGATCAGAGACAGACACAGCTCCTGGAAGAGCGCAAGAACGCCATTCTGGagaagagagcgaggagggcagagagggaggctgcggctgctgctgccagccCTTCGGTTATCCAGGCTTAA
- a CDS encoding hypothetical protein (COG:S; EggNog:ENOG503NXHN): MATASMADAPAPTPPPASAPPVVRKFKASDLPLSQVKRATIDSLAHSFKKKGGYDAVRKEVWQEFEGQEAEITKEILEVAEREIEKNPAQLLTLERTKAAALIDGALDRSGVYQRAEEMISKLINRGAIEAQLRELRRAEIGDEEAEKERLLGAKTDEEYAAETAARRAHNERVRMELQAIEENKRKLERAIKEKEDAKRREEERATREARRKKEKEEDERREKERRERREQREREREEEREQRRKEREREREREREERDKDRGRDDSRDRDRRRDRIQVGYDSYRGSGDRSNRDRDRSRNRDRSRDRGRDRDRDRDRDRDRSRKRSAERKTEEVKKPLTKEEQERLEQEALADLLRESKRVAPKQPELEIDPVLVPPPRKSKPVSAIDPIRRDSPKVAAEAKKPEETVVKEAVETKAAPAVKESTDAKPAEPRTEKEHRRSRSPSRPARRERSRERDDDRRRPRTRSPRPRHDDRSRSRRRSRSRVRDRRDDRRDRSRSRRRDDRRDDRRDDRRDDRRDDRKVEETPTKRKDEAAIPKETPAKSEARERSRSRPRTARTDDRRDRSRSRHRDRDRTRSPRSRPDRRDRSRSRLRFNRRDRTRSRSRDRRDRDRDRDRDRRDRSRSRNRSREHEKKDAATDKDEKDSSKLHPRDRSRSPASMVARPPSRLNQTEKEAWKQAEVKKREQEAKAYLAAQKEAREKGLEEGKRTGERSPEVVKRRVENSDRYQPGERDRERDRDRDRDRDRRDRDRERDRMDYRGGDRYDGDRDRLRDRDRDRDRDRDRRRDDSRGDRRRSRSRNRSRQRDRDRDRSRNRDRDRERDRDFRRDRDRSRDRSRDRDRDRSRHRERSRDRDRDRDRSRTRRDRDRRRSRSRG, from the exons ATGGCGACCGCATCAATGGCCGATGCGCCagctcccaccccccctccagcgTCCGCGCCGCCAGTCGTGAGGAAGTTCAAAGCCTCCGATCTCCCCTTGTCACAAGTCAAGCGAGCCACCATCGACAGCCTAGCCCACAgcttcaagaagaagggtggtTATGATGCCGTGCGCAAGGAAGTATGGCAAGAATTCGAA GGTCAAGAAGCCGAGATCACCAAAGAAATACTTGAAGTCGCTGAACGAGAAATCGAAAAGAACCCCGCCCAGCTACTAACCCTCGAGCGAACCAAAGCCGCCGCTCTTATCGATGGCGCGCTCGATCGATCGGGCGTTTATCAGAGAGCCGAGGAGATGATCAGCAAGCTGATCAATCGGGGCGCTATTGAAGCCCAACTTCGCGAGCTCCGCCGTGCTGAGATaggagatgaggaggcggagaaggaacGGCTCTTGGGCGCAAAGACTGACGAGGAGTATGCCGCCGAGACAGCCGCGCGCCGTGCGCATAATGAGCGTGTCCGGATGGAGCTTCAGGCGATAGAGGAGAACaagaggaagttggagagggcgatcaaggagaaggaggatgccaagcggagagaggaggagagggctaccagggaggcgaggaggaagaaggagaaggaggaggatgagcggagggaaaaggagaggagggaaaggagggagcagcgagagagggagagggaggaggagagggaacaGAGACGGAAAGAGCGCGAgagggaaagagaaagagaaagagaggaaagGGATAAGGACCGGGGGCGTGATGACAGTCGGGATAGGGACCGACGACGGGATCGGATCCAGGTTGGATATGACAGCTATCGAGGGTCGGGTGATCGGTCCAACCGGGACCGTGACAGGAGTCGGAACCGTGATCGATCCCGTGAcagggggagggatagggaTCGAGACAGAGATCGTGATCGAGACCGGTCTAGGAAGCGTTCTGCTGAGAGGAAAACCGAAGAGGTGAAGAAGCCGCTTACgaaggaggagcaagagcgCCTGGAGCAGGAGGCTCTTGCGGATCTTCTCAGGGAAAGCAAGCGTGTTGCGCCGAAGCAGCCCGAGTTGGAGATCGACCCTGTACTGGTCCCACCGCCTAGAAAGTCAAAGCCGGTTTCGGCCATCGATCCCATTCGGAGAGATTCGCCAAAGGTTGCCGCCGAGGCTAAAAAGCCAGAAGAGACGGTTGTGAAGGAAGCGGTGGAGACCAAGGCGGCTCCTGCCGTCAAGGAGTCAACAGATGCTAAACCTGCCGAGCCGAGAACCGAAAAGGAGCATCGGAGGAGTAGGAGTCCTTCGAGACCCGCTCGTAGGGAACGAAGCAGGGAGCGGGACGATGACCGTCGACGACCTCGGACCCGGTCACCGCGACCAAGGCATGACGACCGTAGTCGTTccaggagaaggagtcgGTCTAGAGTGCGAGATAGGAGAGATGACAGGAGGGACAGAAGTCGTTCACGCAGAAGGGATGATAGGAGGGATGATCGCCGTGACGACCGGCGTGATGACAGGAGAGACGACCGAAAGGTCGAGGAGACCCCCACCAAGCGAAAGGACGAGGCGGCCATTCCAAAAGAAACACCGGCCAAATCAGAAGCCCGCGAGCGCAGCCGCTCCCGGCCTCGGACAGCCAGAACAGACGACAGGCGGGACCGCAGCCGTTCCCGCCACCGAGATCGCGACAGAACCCGCTCTCCCCGCTCTAGACCCGACCGCCGCGATCGTTCTCGCTCTCGCTTACGTTTCAACCGTCGTGACAGAACCCGTTCCCGTTCTCGTGATCGCCGGGATAGAGACCGCGACAGAGACAGAGATAGACGAGACAGATCGCGCTCTCGCAACCGCAGCCGAGAGCACGAAAAGAAGGATGCTGCCACCGATAAAGACGAAAAAGACAGCAGCAAACTCCACCCCCGAGACCGGTCCCGCTCCCCGGCTTCCATGGTCGCCCGCCCGCCCTCCCGCCTCAACCAGACGGAAAAGGAGGCTTGGAAACAagccgaggtcaagaagaggGAGCAGGAAGCTAAGGCCTATCTTGCGGCGcagaaggaggcgagggagaaggggctggaggaggggaagaggacgggggagaggagTCCGGAGGTTGTGAAGAGGCGGGTGGAGAATAGCGATCGGTATCAACCCGGGGAGAGGGATCGGGAGAGAGATCGGGATAGGGATAGAGACAGAGACAGGAGGGACAGAGATAGAGAGAGGGACAGGATGGATTACAGGGGGGGGGATAGGTATGATGGTGATCGGGACAGGCTGAGGGATAGGGATCGTGACCGTGACCGGGACCGTGACAGGAGAAGAGATGATAGCAGGGGtgacaggaggaggagcaggtcgCGGAATCGGAGCCGGCAGAGAGACCGGGACAGGGACAGAAGCAGGAACCGCGACAGAGACAGGGAGAGAGATCGGGATTTCAGACGGGATAGGGATAGGAGCAGAGACAGAAGTCGGGACAGAGACCGTGATCGCAGCCGACATCGCGAGAGGAGTCGTGATCGGGACAGGGATAGGGACAGGAGCCGGACTCGCAGGGATCGTGACAGGCGACGGAGCAGAAGCCGGGGTTAA
- a CDS encoding hypothetical protein (COG:E; COG:G; EggNog:ENOG503P03G) gives MAAANNDDDVERQQLHPEPQAAEAEKPRPTTVQRGGLHPIFYILAWIFFSNLTILFNKWMIDGRGFKYPVILTCWHLVFATVATQILARTTHLLDGRKNIKMTGRIYLRAIVPIGLLYSASLVCSNMVYLYLSVAFIQMLKAAAPVAVLLTAWAWGVEEPSLKRFLNILFIVAGVGLASLGEINFSMAGFLFQVGGIVFEAMRLIMIQVLLSGEDMKMDPLVSLYYYAPVCAVMNVIVAIGSEANRFDFGDVGRAGAGLLVLNAMVAFMLNVSSVFLIGKTSGLVMTLTGILKNILLVIISVMIWKTNITAIQFVGYAIATAGLAYYSLGWEQTVAISVGVWVYAKSLWERVAGSYSPLSQGEGGGSQEGAGRLPAAVKRALIMGLVVVTVVVLVAGFLYGSGGPATGPVSKEVEEIGQGA, from the exons ATGGCCGCGGCCAAcaacgatgatgatgtcgagagGCAGCAGTTGCACCCTGAGCCTCAGGCGgcagaggccgagaagcCGCGCCCGACGACGGTTCAGCGGGGAGGATTACACCCCATCTTTTACATCTT AGCGtggattttcttttccaacTTGACGATTCTGTTCAACAAGTGGATGattgatgggagggggttca AATATC CCGTGATCCTCACCTGTTGGCACCTCGTCTTCGCAACTGTAGCAACCCAAATCCTAGCccgcaccacccacctcctcgacggccgCAAGAACATCAAAATGACCGGCCGCATCTACCTCCGCGCCATCGTCCCCATCGGCCTCCTCTACTCGGCCAGCCTGGTCTGCTCCAACATGGTCTACCTCTACCTCTCAGTCGCCTTCATCCAGATGCTCAAAGCCGCCGCCCCCGTCGCGGTCCTGCTCACGGCCTGGGCCTGGGGGGTCGAGGAGCCCTCGCTCAAGCGcttcctcaacatcctcttcatcgtcgccGGCGTCGGTCTCGCTTCCCTAGGCGAGATCAACTTTTCCATGGCTGGTTTCCTGTTCCAGGTTGGGGGGATCGTGTTTGAGGCTATGAGGTTGATCATGATTCAGGTTTTGCTGAGCGGGGAGGACATGAAGATGGACCCGCTGGTGAGCTTGTATTACTACGCTCCCGTCTGCGCGGTGATGAATGTGATTGTGGCTATTGGGAGCGAGGCGAACAGGTTTGACTTTGGGGATgtggggagggcgggggcggggttgttggtgctgaATGCGATGGTGGCGTTTATGTTGAATGTTTCGAGTGTTTTCCTC ATCGGAAAGACCTCGGGGCTGGTAATGACCCTGACGGGCATCCTCAAAAACATTTTGCTGGTCATCATCTCGGTCATGATCTGGAAGACAAACATCACGGCGATCCAGTTTGTGGGTTACGCCATCGCCACGGCAGGGTTGGCGTATTACTCCCTCGGGTGGGAGCAGACGGTTGCCATCTCGGTCGGTGTCTGGGTGTACGCCAAGAGcttgtgggagagggtggcgggGAGTTACTCGCCGCTCAGccagggggagggaggaggaagtcaAGAAGGAGCGGGGAGGTTACCTGCTGCTGTGAAGAGGGCGTTGATcatggggttggttgttgtgacggtggtggtgctggtggctggGTTCCTTTATGGGAGCGGGGGGCCGGCTACGGGGCCGGTgtcgaaggaggtggaggagattgggCAGGGGGCATAA